The following coding sequences are from one Luteolibacter arcticus window:
- a CDS encoding PhoH family protein produces the protein MLHRAEDVQSRLIEIQHGGGVVRKPNGSAKQRSQPGDLGLKAPTQTSKSFVLDTNVLLHDPACLGRFTDNHICIPVDVLAELDRFKTEQSERGANARKVHRKLTEMFSCSQRVTEGVATDGGGTIRLVVYDSALCPKNSDMLQRFHRIFPDKERVDHRILACTLLLMAYNKAPVVLVTKDLNMQLKARAVGIECQDYLNDKVDAREVSSYDVRRIEVEGSEMQRFASSGELEIESERISELVLNQYVLLEAGERQTMPARMTSGGKLVRLQIPEALKIQDGGALKPMNLGQRCLIDALLNPDISLVTCYGQAGTGKTLVAVAAGLHEMFNRRYNGLTVSRPVVAMGEQLGFLPGTLDEKMRPWLQPIHDALDLLMRPATPLGPRRKQPKNEGGEGGGPVKKPWEHLMEQGIIEIEALAYIRGRSIPNRFFVLDEAQQLTPQEAKTVVTRMSRGSKLVMLGDPAQIDNPYVDSRSNGLVYTRNRLKGLPFVAHVSLNRGERSELADAGAQLM, from the coding sequence ATGCTTCACCGTGCCGAGGACGTCCAATCGCGCCTGATCGAAATCCAACACGGGGGCGGCGTCGTCCGGAAACCCAACGGTTCCGCCAAGCAACGATCTCAGCCGGGCGATCTAGGACTCAAAGCCCCCACGCAAACGTCCAAGAGCTTCGTTCTCGACACCAACGTGCTGCTCCACGACCCGGCCTGCCTCGGTCGCTTCACGGATAATCACATCTGCATCCCGGTGGATGTCCTCGCTGAACTCGATCGCTTCAAGACCGAGCAATCCGAGCGCGGTGCCAATGCCCGCAAGGTCCACCGCAAGCTGACGGAAATGTTTTCCTGCTCGCAGCGCGTGACCGAAGGCGTGGCCACCGATGGCGGCGGCACGATCCGGCTGGTGGTCTATGATTCCGCGCTGTGCCCGAAGAACTCGGACATGCTGCAGCGCTTCCACCGGATCTTTCCCGACAAGGAGCGCGTCGATCACCGCATCCTCGCCTGCACGTTGCTGCTGATGGCCTATAACAAGGCTCCCGTGGTGCTGGTCACCAAGGACCTCAACATGCAGCTCAAGGCCCGCGCGGTCGGGATCGAGTGTCAGGACTATCTCAATGACAAGGTCGATGCCCGCGAGGTCTCCAGCTACGATGTCCGTCGTATCGAGGTCGAGGGATCGGAGATGCAGCGTTTCGCGAGTTCCGGAGAACTGGAGATCGAAAGTGAGCGGATTTCCGAGCTGGTGCTGAACCAGTACGTGCTGCTGGAAGCCGGCGAGCGGCAGACGATGCCTGCACGCATGACTTCCGGTGGCAAGCTGGTCCGCCTGCAAATCCCCGAGGCGCTGAAGATCCAGGACGGCGGCGCGCTCAAGCCGATGAACCTCGGCCAGCGCTGCCTGATCGATGCCCTGCTCAATCCCGACATTTCCCTCGTCACTTGTTACGGTCAGGCCGGCACTGGCAAGACCTTGGTCGCCGTGGCCGCGGGTCTCCACGAGATGTTCAACCGCCGCTACAATGGCCTCACCGTCAGCCGCCCGGTTGTGGCGATGGGCGAGCAACTCGGCTTCCTGCCCGGCACGCTTGATGAAAAGATGCGGCCGTGGCTACAGCCGATCCACGACGCGCTCGACCTGCTGATGCGCCCCGCGACCCCGCTCGGCCCGCGCCGCAAACAGCCGAAGAACGAAGGCGGCGAAGGCGGTGGTCCGGTCAAGAAGCCGTGGGAGCACCTAATGGAGCAGGGGATCATCGAGATCGAGGCGCTCGCCTATATCCGCGGCCGCTCGATTCCGAACCGCTTCTTCGTGCTGGATGAAGCCCAGCAGCTCACGCCGCAGGAAGCCAAGACCGTGGTGACCCGCATGTCCCGTGGCTCGAAGCTGGTCATGCTCGGGGACCCCGCGCAGATCGACAATCCGTATGTCGATAGCCGCAGCAACGGCCTAGTCTATACCCGCAACCGGCTCAAAGGCCTGCCCTTCGTCGCGCACGTTTCCCTCAACCGGGGCGAGCGTTCGGAGCTGGCGGATGCCGGTGCGCAACTGATGTGA
- a CDS encoding AMP-binding protein encodes MMGGGPEADVPGLVFFRTSGSTGVPKWIGLSRRALLVSAAAVNRHLEVTSSSCWALALPVDHVGGFGVAARVFESGCRMAEFGRKWEVVEFAAWLSDSGASHLSLVPTQVHDLVVAGLRAPQSLRSIVVGGGVLAEATGCAARELGWPVLASYGMTETASQVATQGLDLLGSPYQSLPIALLPCWEARVNEDGRILLKGDALFSGMLVAEGDGWKYEERRSEWHVTSDSGRIDGRNLFLTGRADAQVKILGELVDPVAVEAELLSLSSRRDFVVVPVPDIRAGNRLLLVHESDTSGLPEVLVAYHSSCPGFRRISACLSVEKIPRSALGKPLRKELSQIAENREI; translated from the coding sequence ATGATGGGCGGCGGGCCGGAGGCGGACGTGCCGGGACTGGTCTTTTTCCGTACCTCCGGCAGCACAGGGGTGCCGAAGTGGATCGGCCTGAGCCGCCGGGCTTTGCTGGTTTCCGCTGCGGCGGTGAATCGTCATCTCGAAGTCACGTCGTCGAGTTGCTGGGCGCTCGCCTTGCCGGTCGATCACGTCGGCGGGTTTGGTGTCGCGGCGCGGGTTTTCGAGTCGGGCTGCCGCATGGCGGAGTTCGGGCGGAAGTGGGAGGTGGTGGAGTTTGCCGCCTGGCTTTCAGATAGCGGCGCGAGCCATCTTTCGCTGGTGCCGACGCAGGTCCATGACCTCGTTGTTGCAGGGCTGCGCGCGCCGCAGAGTTTGCGTTCGATTGTGGTGGGTGGTGGTGTGCTTGCTGAAGCAACTGGATGCGCCGCGAGGGAGCTCGGATGGCCGGTTCTCGCGAGCTATGGGATGACCGAGACGGCGTCGCAGGTGGCGACCCAAGGGCTTGATCTACTAGGTTCGCCGTATCAATCCTTACCCATCGCATTGTTGCCGTGCTGGGAAGCGCGGGTGAACGAGGACGGCCGGATCCTGCTGAAAGGGGATGCCTTGTTCAGCGGCATGCTTGTTGCCGAGGGAGATGGCTGGAAGTACGAGGAACGTCGTAGTGAATGGCACGTCACTTCCGACTCCGGGAGAATCGATGGCCGTAATCTCTTTCTCACCGGCCGCGCTGACGCGCAGGTGAAGATCCTCGGCGAACTGGTGGATCCGGTGGCGGTGGAAGCGGAGTTGTTGTCACTTTCGTCACGCCGGGACTTTGTCGTCGTGCCCGTTCCCGATATTCGCGCGGGTAACCGCTTGCTCCTGGTTCACGAAAGCGACACCTCTGGTCTCCCGGAAGTCCTTGTGGCTTATCACTCATCGTGTCCCGGTTTCCGGCGTATCTCGGCATGTCTCTCCGTTGAGAAGATTCCTCGGAGTGCGCTGGGAAAACCGCTGCGCAAAGAGCTGTCACAAATCGCCGAGAATCGGGAGATTTGA
- a CDS encoding enolase C-terminal domain-like protein, producing the protein MSTLLWYWHYRLKSRRGLNARSSRGDIEGVLLKDAEGGHACVQPWPELGDPTLKKCLEDLAGARRWSIVRRALRCMEMDGAARSLPDPLFDDLEVPQSHATLPNYDAALLEQAVLAGFSTIKLKCGRDFAHERKFIAVGSSRHPSLRWRLDFNETGDAGELAEWLMSLTVEERSRIDFIEDPCPFSDTKWRELFLQTRVPLAVDREAAPHRVEAQFTVIKPAVDEPWLLAEAAQGFGQRVVVTSYMDHPLGQSFAAWEAGRLALQFPGLVGLCGLQTHHLFEPDAFTEALGPWKPEFHPAPGNGLGFDELLGKLPWKRLS; encoded by the coding sequence ATGTCCACTCTGCTCTGGTATTGGCACTATCGCCTGAAAAGTCGTCGAGGGCTCAACGCCCGTTCTTCACGTGGCGACATCGAGGGCGTGCTGCTGAAGGATGCGGAGGGCGGTCACGCCTGCGTCCAGCCGTGGCCGGAACTCGGTGATCCGACCTTGAAGAAGTGTCTGGAAGACCTGGCCGGCGCGCGGCGATGGTCGATCGTGCGCCGGGCCCTGCGTTGCATGGAAATGGACGGTGCGGCGCGGTCGTTGCCGGACCCGCTGTTCGACGATCTCGAAGTGCCGCAGAGTCATGCGACCTTGCCGAACTACGATGCCGCGCTGCTGGAGCAGGCGGTGCTCGCGGGCTTCTCCACGATCAAACTGAAATGTGGGAGGGATTTCGCGCACGAACGGAAGTTCATTGCGGTGGGCTCTTCCAGGCACCCTTCGTTGAGGTGGCGGCTCGATTTCAACGAAACCGGCGATGCTGGTGAACTTGCGGAATGGCTGATGTCGTTGACGGTGGAAGAACGGAGCCGCATCGATTTCATTGAAGACCCGTGTCCGTTCTCTGACACGAAGTGGCGGGAGCTTTTTCTCCAGACCCGCGTGCCGCTTGCCGTGGATCGCGAAGCCGCGCCGCACCGGGTCGAGGCGCAGTTCACCGTGATCAAGCCGGCGGTCGATGAGCCGTGGTTGCTCGCGGAAGCGGCACAGGGATTCGGCCAGCGGGTGGTGGTGACCAGCTACATGGATCATCCGCTCGGGCAGTCGTTCGCGGCGTGGGAAGCGGGGCGGCTGGCCCTGCAATTTCCCGGCTTGGTGGGATTGTGTGGCTTGCAAACGCATCACCTTTTCGAGCCGGATGCCTTTACCGAGGCGCTCGGTCCTTGGAAGCCGGAGTTCCATCCGGCACCGGGCAACGGGCTGGGCTTCGATGAGCTTTTAGGAAAGCTGCCATGGAAGCGTCTCTCCTGA
- a CDS encoding RbsD/FucU domain-containing protein, with product MSPWLRRCLVLTPLLMPGCGVVPQSGGWRDDLAMHAAQLGYRNWIVIAEASFPAHSRGGVRQINADEEIPVVVDEVLRTLERTEHVTPRIYVSRELRSVENDYAPGIDEFRKRLQGSMHAHETTELEQQSLLTLMEDSNKTFEVLVIRTKTALPYSSVFMELQPGYWNADSESALRDKLERQRMEKLARPIP from the coding sequence ATGTCGCCCTGGCTCCGCCGCTGCTTGGTCCTTACCCCCCTCCTGATGCCAGGATGCGGGGTGGTTCCCCAGTCCGGGGGCTGGCGCGACGATCTGGCGATGCACGCCGCCCAGCTCGGCTACCGGAACTGGATCGTCATCGCCGAGGCCTCGTTTCCGGCCCATAGCCGCGGCGGCGTCCGCCAGATCAATGCCGACGAGGAAATCCCCGTGGTGGTGGACGAGGTGCTGCGGACCCTGGAGCGCACCGAGCACGTGACGCCGCGGATTTACGTGTCGCGGGAATTGCGTTCGGTGGAAAACGACTACGCGCCGGGCATCGATGAGTTCCGGAAGCGGCTTCAGGGCTCGATGCACGCCCATGAGACGACGGAACTGGAGCAGCAGTCGCTGCTCACGCTGATGGAGGACTCGAACAAGACCTTCGAGGTGCTGGTGATCCGCACCAAAACCGCGCTGCCCTACAGCAGCGTTTTCATGGAACTCCAGCCGGGCTACTGGAATGCCGATTCCGAGTCGGCCCTGCGCGACAAGTTGGAGCGCCAGCGGATGGAAAAGCTGGCCCGCCCGATTCCCTGA
- a CDS encoding ribonuclease III domain-containing protein has protein sequence MNKTEEIRIERESAWIGDAVLALYARSWVLKERGNMDGEWFTRLTSNGFLSAFGAPTAVEAKIGKIYREQGLDAAFAWIEAELIPLFRKQMAKR, from the coding sequence ATGAACAAGACCGAGGAAATCCGTATCGAGCGCGAATCCGCGTGGATCGGCGATGCCGTATTGGCGCTTTATGCCCGCTCGTGGGTATTGAAAGAGCGCGGGAACATGGACGGCGAGTGGTTCACGCGGCTGACGTCGAATGGCTTCCTGAGTGCCTTCGGAGCGCCGACGGCGGTGGAAGCGAAGATCGGCAAGATCTACCGCGAGCAAGGGCTGGATGCGGCGTTTGCGTGGATCGAGGCGGAGTTGATCCCGCTGTTCAGGAAGCAGATGGCGAAGCGGTAA